A region from the Leptospirillum ferriphilum ML-04 genome encodes:
- a CDS encoding type IV secretion system DNA-binding domain-containing protein: MYDIFVIAVIVALIILAIDKFSSKKEESPLMRGEHIRGASIVTGSRSRDDMEITIGGIPISDESASKHIGFAGSTGSGKSTALREVLCTLSERVRERGDRVVCVDNRGEFMSVFGSKEDTILNPFDGRSVLWNPFSEVRDEQSDFRMLSRSLYPQKQSSQPEWDDFAKGLFANVLMKVSRTKPDPAEVLRLITLSEREEIEGFLEGTSSSISSSQENSKMFASIRSTLAQALDAWYSLPVDGSFSLRRWVHEGEGFLWLPYRPAQRASLQYLISGWIDLLINEILALDEDRSRKIWLICDELTAIGQIPSLIDALTLGRKPGLSVLMCFQSIAQLNDVYGKERAQTVISNARTKLVLAQGSHLDAQFWSDEIGKREYKEDEFSESSNSGSSMGQGHSRSAGSSDSVSHRVKQDHLVLPSELVDLPDNSGFLRVAGAGGITPVSLQRIDLPRVMSPFVPIDDSPEPEPVSVVDKTGS; the protein is encoded by the coding sequence ATGTATGACATTTTCGTCATCGCTGTAATCGTCGCTCTCATCATCCTCGCCATAGACAAATTTTCTTCGAAAAAAGAGGAGTCCCCCCTGATGCGTGGCGAGCACATCCGTGGCGCGTCAATTGTCACAGGATCGCGCTCACGTGACGACATGGAGATCACGATCGGGGGCATCCCGATTTCAGATGAGTCCGCGAGTAAACATATCGGATTCGCGGGGTCGACCGGATCCGGAAAATCCACGGCGCTGAGAGAGGTGCTTTGTACTCTCAGTGAGCGTGTACGGGAGCGCGGGGACAGGGTGGTATGCGTGGATAACAGGGGGGAGTTTATGAGCGTTTTCGGATCCAAGGAAGACACGATCTTGAACCCGTTCGACGGGCGGAGCGTGCTTTGGAATCCATTCTCGGAGGTCCGGGACGAGCAGAGCGATTTTCGGATGCTCTCGCGGTCGCTCTATCCGCAAAAGCAGAGCTCTCAGCCGGAGTGGGACGACTTCGCTAAAGGGCTTTTCGCAAATGTGCTGATGAAGGTGAGCCGGACGAAACCGGATCCGGCGGAGGTTCTCCGCCTCATCACGCTCTCAGAGCGCGAGGAAATCGAGGGTTTTCTTGAGGGCACTTCATCCTCGATTTCGAGTTCTCAGGAAAACTCAAAAATGTTTGCGTCGATCAGGAGCACCCTCGCCCAGGCGCTGGACGCATGGTACAGCCTCCCCGTCGATGGGAGTTTTTCGCTCCGCCGATGGGTACACGAAGGCGAGGGTTTTTTGTGGCTCCCGTACCGCCCCGCCCAACGCGCATCTCTCCAGTATCTCATATCAGGCTGGATTGACTTGCTCATCAATGAGATTTTGGCCCTGGACGAGGACCGCTCTCGCAAAATCTGGCTGATCTGCGACGAACTGACCGCGATCGGCCAGATCCCGTCCCTCATCGATGCTCTGACCCTGGGCCGCAAACCGGGATTGAGCGTTTTGATGTGCTTCCAGTCGATTGCGCAGTTGAATGATGTGTACGGCAAAGAAAGGGCGCAGACCGTCATTTCAAACGCGCGGACAAAGCTGGTTTTAGCCCAAGGGAGCCATTTAGACGCTCAATTTTGGTCGGACGAAATTGGCAAACGTGAGTACAAGGAAGACGAATTTTCGGAGAGTAGCAACTCCGGCTCAAGTATGGGCCAAGGACACTCCCGGAGTGCAGGTAGTAGCGATTCGGTATCGCACCGGGTCAAACAGGACCATCTCGTGCTCCCCTCAGAACTGGTCGACTTGCCCGACAACTCCGGGTTTTTAAGGGTCGCCGGCGCTGGCGGCATCACTCCGGTATCGCTCCAGCGGATCGACCTCCCCCGGGTTATGTCCCCATTTGTTCCGATTGACGATTCACCAGAGCCAGAGCCGGTTTCCGTAGTCGATAAAACGGGAAGCTAG
- the istA gene encoding IS21 family transposase — protein sequence MSQARLPMQHAREILRLSREKGMTGRAIAQSLSLSPTTVTKYLKQLEPVPWPLPEPGGEALLSQVLEKKKSSAPSARVEPDWDQVHRELQSHKGVTLLLLWEEYRETTKERGYSYSRFCLHYAAYAKRLKPSYRNTYTPGDRLFIDYAGSTVPIRDPKTGEWALEAQIFVAVLGFSNYVFAEATSSQDLSCWIGSHVRCFAFLGGVPALLVPDNLKSGITTPDLYEPLANETYREMAEHYSVAIFPARVRRPKDKAPGEQAVQLVTRWILAKLRKRTFFDLAELNRAIRLLLAELNTRPFKNGRPGSRQDLFLSQEKTALGPLPTSRYELARWKKAKVHIDYHVEVDRHFYSVPHALIHQEVRIRITESVVEVFHSGARVASHRKDPAPGRHSTLSAHMPESHLAVSGWSPERFLEWAGRVGKATQQVVEVLLSSRRHPQQAYRSCLGLLSLARKDSPSTLEQACQRALSLGVCSYREVRVLMESASSRKTSSEAPNSPPVPTHDNIRGARYYAALDNTKGDPPC from the coding sequence ATGAGTCAAGCGAGGTTGCCTATGCAGCATGCCCGAGAGATCTTACGGCTGTCCCGCGAAAAAGGAATGACGGGACGGGCCATTGCGCAAAGCCTGTCACTCTCTCCCACAACCGTTACCAAGTATCTCAAGCAACTTGAGCCGGTTCCCTGGCCCTTGCCCGAACCGGGTGGGGAAGCGCTCCTGTCTCAGGTCCTGGAGAAGAAGAAATCTTCCGCGCCGTCTGCCCGGGTCGAACCGGACTGGGATCAGGTCCATCGGGAGCTTCAGAGCCACAAGGGCGTCACCCTCCTGCTCCTCTGGGAAGAGTACCGGGAGACAACAAAGGAGCGGGGATATTCCTATTCCCGCTTCTGCCTGCATTATGCTGCCTATGCCAAGCGCCTGAAGCCCTCCTACCGGAACACCTACACCCCGGGGGACCGGCTCTTCATCGACTATGCTGGGAGCACCGTCCCGATCCGGGATCCAAAAACAGGAGAATGGGCGCTCGAAGCTCAGATCTTCGTTGCCGTCCTGGGGTTCTCGAACTACGTCTTTGCCGAAGCGACATCGAGTCAGGACCTCTCCTGCTGGATCGGCTCCCATGTCCGCTGCTTTGCGTTCCTGGGCGGGGTTCCCGCCCTCCTGGTTCCGGACAATCTTAAAAGCGGGATCACCACTCCCGATCTCTACGAGCCCCTCGCCAACGAGACCTACCGGGAGATGGCGGAGCATTACTCCGTGGCCATCTTCCCGGCGCGCGTCAGACGTCCCAAGGATAAGGCTCCCGGAGAACAGGCGGTCCAACTGGTAACCCGCTGGATCCTGGCCAAACTGAGAAAGCGCACCTTCTTCGATCTGGCCGAGCTGAACCGGGCGATCCGGCTCCTGCTTGCGGAGCTCAACACACGCCCCTTCAAGAACGGTCGCCCCGGATCGAGACAGGACCTCTTCCTCTCCCAGGAGAAGACGGCTCTCGGTCCTCTTCCAACATCCCGCTACGAGCTGGCCCGGTGGAAGAAGGCCAAGGTTCATATCGACTATCACGTCGAGGTGGACCGGCACTTCTACTCCGTCCCCCACGCCCTGATCCACCAGGAGGTCCGGATCCGCATCACCGAGTCCGTCGTGGAGGTCTTCCACAGCGGCGCCCGCGTGGCCAGCCATCGAAAGGATCCCGCTCCCGGCCGTCACAGCACACTGTCCGCCCACATGCCCGAGTCCCACCTGGCCGTGAGTGGCTGGAGTCCGGAACGCTTCCTCGAGTGGGCCGGCCGGGTCGGGAAGGCCACCCAACAGGTGGTGGAGGTCCTCCTCTCCTCCCGCCGTCATCCCCAGCAGGCCTATCGGAGCTGTCTGGGACTCCTGTCCCTGGCCAGGAAAGACTCTCCCTCGACCCTCGAGCAGGCCTGCCAGAGGGCTCTCTCCCTGGGGGTCTGTTCCTACCGGGAGGTCCGGGTGCTCATGGAGTCGGCCTCCTCCCGAAAGACGTCCTCCGAGGCTCCGAACTCCCCTCCTGTTCCCACCCACGACAACATCCGGGGAGCGCGTTATTACGCGGCCCTCGATAACACAAAAGGAGATCCCCCATGCTGA
- a CDS encoding IS110 family transposase, translating to MKQYTKFVGLDVHKKTIAVAVADSKTPEVRYYGEIPNTIEALRRLIHKLSEEGAELHFVYEAGPCGYGVHRRLQAEGHRCQVVAPSLIPKKAGDRVKTDRRDAQALARLHRVGELTPVWVPGSEQEAMRDLSRLREDLKMEERHLKQRLLAFFLRHEVVLPEDKTRWGGPFMTWLENKTFENAVSQIVFQTYLESLKDVIGRGAGVVKEIETVLESYSLAPVVRSLMALRGVDLITAFTITAEVGDMTRFGTAAQFMAYLGLTPCESSSGENVRRGGVTKTGNGHVRRVLVESAWHAQRTPRISKALKERMKDQTPEVRKIAWEGQRRLFHRFHHLTAKGKRSTVAVTALARELAGFVWAIGCQVMGRPVALPKETMGETA from the coding sequence ATGAAGCAGTATACCAAATTCGTCGGATTAGATGTGCACAAGAAAACGATTGCCGTTGCGGTCGCGGACAGCAAAACTCCGGAGGTGCGGTATTACGGGGAGATTCCGAATACGATCGAGGCGCTGCGCCGTCTGATCCACAAGCTGTCCGAAGAGGGGGCAGAACTTCACTTTGTCTACGAAGCAGGGCCCTGCGGATATGGCGTGCACCGCCGACTCCAGGCGGAAGGACACCGATGCCAGGTGGTGGCCCCCTCTTTGATCCCGAAGAAGGCCGGAGACCGGGTGAAGACGGACCGGCGGGACGCACAGGCCTTGGCCCGCCTGCACCGGGTGGGAGAGCTGACGCCGGTCTGGGTTCCCGGGAGCGAACAGGAAGCCATGCGGGACCTGTCCCGTCTGCGGGAAGATCTCAAGATGGAGGAGCGCCACCTCAAGCAGCGTCTTCTGGCCTTTTTCCTGCGTCACGAGGTGGTTCTCCCGGAGGACAAGACACGATGGGGCGGTCCCTTCATGACCTGGCTTGAAAACAAGACGTTCGAGAATGCCGTGAGCCAGATTGTTTTCCAGACCTATCTCGAGAGCCTGAAAGATGTTATCGGGCGAGGAGCGGGGGTCGTGAAAGAGATCGAAACGGTTCTGGAATCCTACTCCCTGGCTCCCGTGGTCAGGTCCCTTATGGCGCTTCGGGGAGTGGACCTGATCACGGCCTTCACGATCACGGCAGAGGTCGGGGATATGACACGCTTTGGAACAGCCGCCCAGTTTATGGCCTATCTGGGTCTGACGCCCTGCGAGAGCTCAAGCGGGGAGAATGTCCGGCGCGGGGGCGTGACCAAAACGGGAAACGGTCATGTCCGGAGAGTTCTGGTCGAAAGCGCCTGGCACGCCCAGCGGACACCCCGAATCAGCAAGGCCTTGAAGGAGCGCATGAAGGACCAGACGCCAGAGGTCCGGAAGATCGCCTGGGAAGGACAGAGGCGGCTCTTTCACCGCTTTCATCACCTGACAGCGAAAGGAAAGCGGTCAACCGTCGCGGTCACCGCCCTGGCGCGGGAATTGGCCGGCTTTGTCTGGGCGATCGGATGTCAGGTCATGGGACGACCAGTCGCTCTTCCGAAAGAGACGATGGGGGAAACGGCCTGA
- the istB gene encoding IS21-like element helper ATPase IstB translates to MLTHPTIDKLHRLRLPVMAQGLRELIDSPAAGDLSFEERLGLLADRELLERENKKLVWRLAKSRIGKTASLEDIDYRASRGLDRSLLQELAGGEWIRTHKNLLIIGPTGVGKTFLARALGHQACLLGFSGLFLRAPRLFPEIALARETGKASRLLASWAKMDLLLLDDLCLLPLTQDQRHDLLEILEDRWETRSTLVTSQYPVDLWHERIGEPTLADAILDRLVHNAYTITLKGDSMRKRLKT, encoded by the coding sequence ATGCTGACCCATCCCACGATCGACAAGCTCCATCGCCTCCGGCTCCCCGTCATGGCCCAGGGCCTTCGGGAACTGATCGACTCCCCCGCGGCCGGGGACCTCTCCTTCGAGGAGCGTCTCGGGCTCCTGGCCGACCGGGAACTTCTCGAGCGGGAGAACAAGAAGCTTGTCTGGCGTTTGGCCAAAAGCCGGATCGGCAAGACCGCCTCTCTCGAGGACATCGACTACCGGGCCTCCCGGGGCCTGGACCGCTCTCTGCTTCAGGAACTCGCCGGAGGCGAATGGATCCGCACCCACAAAAACCTCCTCATCATCGGTCCCACGGGAGTGGGCAAGACCTTTCTCGCCCGGGCCCTCGGGCACCAGGCCTGCCTTTTGGGCTTCTCCGGTCTCTTCCTCCGCGCTCCCCGGCTCTTCCCCGAGATCGCCCTGGCCCGGGAGACCGGCAAGGCCTCCCGGCTCCTGGCCTCCTGGGCCAAGATGGATCTTTTGCTCCTGGACGATCTGTGTCTTTTGCCGCTCACCCAGGATCAGCGCCATGATCTCCTCGAAATCCTCGAAGACCGCTGGGAGACCCGCTCCACCCTGGTCACCAGCCAGTATCCGGTCGACCTCTGGCACGAGCGCATCGGAGAACCCACGCTGGCCGACGCCATCCTCGACCGGCTCGTCCACAACGCCTACACGATCACCCTCAAAGGAGACTCCATGCGAAAACGTCTCAAGACTTGA
- a CDS encoding IS256 family transposase, which translates to MAELNLTLNPDLLPNLLTEGGDGLKKLVESVLNQVLEAQMTEHLGADRHERTEERAGYRNGVRERTLTTRVGTVILRVPQTRDGSFSTDLFKRYQRSEQALVLSMMEMVVQGVSTRKVANITEELCGTRFSKSTVSQLSTGLSARVQAWKNRKLSSPYPFVLIDALVIRVRKNESVSPMAALIATGITAEGQREILGLTLGDSENEASWDDMLRDLKHRGLSGVDLIVSDDHKGLKNAAWKHFQGVRWQRCQVHFLRNILGHAPASQRGPLAQALSRLFRSETMEEARMVRNEILRTFEKKAPKAMECLEEGFDETLNILTFPKKYRVRLRSTNSQERLNEEIRRRERVIRIFPNEESAIRLIGALLSEFHEQWSTGKKYLDMTEYHEWKKQESFKTSSTLAIVE; encoded by the coding sequence ATGGCTGAACTTAACCTTACCCTGAACCCGGACCTGTTGCCAAATCTTTTGACCGAGGGAGGAGACGGACTCAAAAAGCTGGTGGAATCCGTTCTGAACCAGGTCCTGGAAGCCCAGATGACGGAACATCTGGGAGCCGACCGGCATGAACGCACGGAAGAACGGGCCGGCTACCGGAACGGCGTTCGAGAACGAACGTTGACCACGCGGGTGGGAACCGTGATTCTTCGCGTTCCCCAAACCCGGGACGGGAGTTTCAGCACCGATCTGTTCAAACGCTACCAACGCTCTGAACAGGCTCTGGTCCTCTCGATGATGGAGATGGTGGTGCAGGGGGTCTCGACCCGAAAGGTCGCCAACATCACCGAGGAGCTGTGTGGCACCCGGTTCTCGAAGTCCACGGTCAGCCAGTTGTCGACCGGGCTCTCCGCCCGGGTCCAGGCCTGGAAGAACCGAAAACTGTCCAGTCCGTATCCGTTCGTGCTGATCGACGCCCTGGTCATTCGGGTGAGAAAGAATGAGAGTGTGTCTCCGATGGCCGCCCTGATCGCCACCGGCATCACCGCAGAGGGACAGCGGGAGATCCTGGGACTGACCCTGGGGGACAGCGAAAACGAAGCGTCCTGGGATGACATGCTCCGTGATCTCAAACATCGAGGACTGTCTGGGGTGGACCTGATCGTCTCCGACGATCACAAAGGGCTCAAGAACGCCGCCTGGAAGCATTTCCAGGGAGTCCGATGGCAACGGTGCCAGGTCCACTTTCTTCGGAATATTCTGGGTCATGCGCCGGCCTCCCAGAGAGGGCCCTTGGCCCAGGCCCTGTCCCGGCTGTTTCGCTCGGAGACGATGGAGGAAGCCCGGATGGTCCGGAACGAAATCCTCCGAACCTTCGAGAAAAAAGCTCCCAAGGCCATGGAGTGCCTGGAGGAAGGGTTTGACGAGACGTTGAACATTTTAACCTTTCCCAAGAAATACCGCGTCCGGCTTCGAAGCACCAATTCCCAGGAGCGGCTCAATGAAGAGATCCGACGACGGGAGCGGGTGATCCGAATCTTCCCGAACGAAGAATCCGCCATCCGTCTCATTGGAGCCCTTCTCTCGGAGTTCCATGAACAATGGAGTACTGGGAAGAAATATCTGGACATGACCGAGTACCACGAATGGAAGAAGCAGGAGTCATTCAAAACCTCTTCGACTCTTGCAATCGTGGAATGA
- the mobF gene encoding MobF family relaxase: protein MALGRNISPGQGAKYYRKDDYYIEKEGGEEHKLEWGGKLARDLGLQGKVDAETWEKALQGHFPGGVEIQGGSMVDPKTGERCHRAGTDFEFSAPKSVSIQALVFGDERLLQAHKEAAAEAMAFLEEQVGARRGHAGKTWETTGQALTAYSRSCWTPILPHDGQ from the coding sequence ATGGCACTCGGAAGGAACATCAGCCCCGGGCAGGGGGCGAAGTACTACCGCAAAGACGACTATTACATAGAAAAGGAAGGCGGCGAGGAACATAAGCTCGAGTGGGGCGGAAAGCTCGCCCGGGATCTCGGTCTCCAGGGAAAAGTGGACGCGGAGACCTGGGAAAAGGCCCTACAAGGCCACTTCCCAGGCGGGGTCGAGATCCAGGGCGGGTCAATGGTCGACCCGAAAACCGGGGAGAGGTGCCACCGGGCCGGGACGGACTTCGAGTTTTCGGCGCCAAAGTCCGTGTCCATCCAGGCGCTGGTCTTCGGGGACGAACGGCTGCTACAGGCGCATAAAGAGGCGGCGGCAGAGGCCATGGCGTTTTTGGAAGAGCAGGTTGGGGCGCGCCGGGGACACGCCGGAAAGACCTGGGAAACAACGGGCCAGGCCCTGACTGCATATTCTCGCTCATGCTGGACACCGATTCTCCCTCATGATGGACAGTGA
- the mobF gene encoding MobF family relaxase — translation MTGTVTHFTSREGDPHLHVHGVFLNITRNSDGDYQAMTNDRMFEYQRLAQEVYHAGLSARLARLGYALEPGMYGEPQLKGITREQIEYFSGRAAQIEDFLQKKWGINRKTATPEQKQAAWEMTRKAKKARDLDGLQARWREEAREIGLNEVFPGKKVNDLSPEKRLDIARDSLKFAIEHHTERESAVKEGELIRTALQDGRGKITIGDIYKVMKEVTSSGELIRQVDDLAGSRQNLVTSREALEREKRILSFEKSGRNKVEPVMNPLQAENTLNAIQEREGLTLNAEQRAAARMILTTDNRYSGINGYAGTGKTTMLKPAIESLQNGAAFSALTNAGYRVIGLGPQHSAVHALKDAGIIESRTLQSWLADRRAGKDLTGKTVVVIDEAGLTSARDLESAMKRIEKAGARAILVGDSKQYESVAAGPAFAMLQKAGMETVYVTEMQRQRNAPEHIREAARLSIDSPEKALEKLSIREIRDPQERFKALSEEYLKSQDPKETLVLTGTHEARKSVNENVREALNLKGKGREFIRFETGDFTEAQKKRINSYEPGQEILFGKAYRLMGVKVGEVGKVASVDKEDGTVRLKMEDGRNVTMTPRKLSGKDHEIGQRETIELSLGDRIRITGNSLRLDGVTNGMRGEVVDVSGSRIMIRFDSGLEYGILVGKTPLEIDHGYAQTGHSAQGLGAQTVILDLPSNSQTLNRRSFYTNLTRTKNQVKAFTDDREKLAGAVKREKDKTMAHDVEKAQAVERKPWEKARKIEPELEI, via the coding sequence CTGACGGGGACTGTCACGCACTTCACCAGCCGGGAAGGCGATCCCCATCTGCATGTGCACGGCGTTTTTTTAAACATCACCCGGAATTCGGACGGCGACTATCAGGCGATGACCAATGACCGCATGTTCGAATACCAGCGGTTGGCGCAGGAGGTTTATCACGCGGGGCTTTCCGCCCGTCTTGCGCGTCTGGGCTACGCACTGGAGCCGGGGATGTACGGAGAGCCGCAACTGAAGGGCATCACCAGGGAGCAGATAGAGTATTTTTCCGGGCGGGCGGCGCAAATTGAGGATTTTTTGCAAAAAAAATGGGGGATAAACCGCAAAACCGCAACTCCGGAGCAAAAACAGGCGGCGTGGGAGATGACGCGCAAGGCGAAAAAGGCCAGGGATCTCGATGGTCTCCAGGCCAGGTGGAGGGAGGAGGCCAGGGAAATCGGGCTGAATGAGGTGTTTCCGGGGAAAAAAGTAAATGACCTCTCTCCGGAGAAGCGTTTGGACATCGCCCGGGACTCCCTGAAATTCGCCATTGAGCATCACACCGAACGGGAGAGCGCCGTCAAGGAAGGGGAACTGATCCGGACTGCCCTTCAGGACGGGCGGGGGAAAATCACGATCGGTGACATATATAAGGTGATGAAAGAGGTGACATCCTCTGGGGAATTAATCCGCCAGGTGGACGACCTGGCCGGATCCCGGCAGAACCTTGTGACCAGCCGGGAGGCGCTGGAGCGGGAAAAACGGATCCTCTCTTTCGAAAAATCCGGGCGGAATAAAGTCGAACCCGTCATGAATCCCCTCCAGGCGGAAAACACACTGAATGCCATTCAGGAAAGGGAAGGGTTGACGCTGAACGCGGAGCAGAGGGCGGCGGCCCGGATGATTTTGACGACCGACAACCGGTATTCCGGAATCAATGGCTATGCCGGAACGGGGAAGACGACGATGCTGAAACCCGCGATCGAATCCCTCCAGAACGGCGCGGCGTTCTCCGCTTTGACGAATGCCGGTTATCGGGTAATCGGTCTTGGTCCTCAGCATAGCGCCGTTCATGCGCTGAAAGACGCGGGGATCATCGAGTCAAGGACGCTTCAGTCCTGGCTGGCGGACCGTCGTGCGGGAAAGGACCTTACGGGCAAAACGGTCGTCGTGATCGATGAGGCAGGGCTGACCTCAGCCCGCGACCTGGAGTCCGCCATGAAACGGATTGAAAAGGCGGGGGCCCGGGCGATTCTCGTCGGAGATTCGAAGCAGTACGAAAGCGTGGCCGCGGGACCGGCCTTCGCCATGCTCCAGAAGGCGGGGATGGAGACGGTCTACGTCACCGAGATGCAGCGGCAGAGGAACGCCCCGGAGCATATCCGGGAGGCGGCCAGACTCTCTATCGATTCTCCGGAAAAAGCTCTGGAGAAGCTTTCCATCAGGGAAATCCGGGACCCGCAGGAGAGGTTCAAGGCCCTCTCCGAAGAATATCTGAAATCGCAGGACCCGAAGGAAACGCTGGTTTTGACCGGAACCCACGAAGCCCGAAAGTCGGTCAACGAGAATGTTCGGGAAGCCCTGAATCTCAAGGGAAAAGGGCGGGAGTTTATCCGCTTTGAAACCGGGGATTTCACGGAAGCCCAAAAGAAACGGATCAATAGCTACGAACCCGGTCAGGAGATCCTGTTCGGGAAGGCGTACCGATTGATGGGGGTTAAGGTCGGAGAGGTTGGCAAGGTTGCCAGTGTGGACAAGGAGGACGGAACCGTCCGCCTGAAAATGGAGGACGGGCGGAACGTGACCATGACCCCACGGAAACTGTCCGGGAAGGACCACGAGATCGGACAGCGAGAGACGATCGAACTTTCCCTGGGAGACCGGATCCGCATAACCGGGAACTCGCTGAGGCTGGATGGGGTCACAAACGGGATGCGCGGGGAGGTCGTCGATGTTTCCGGGAGTCGGATTATGATCCGATTTGACAGCGGTTTAGAGTACGGGATCTTGGTCGGAAAAACGCCTCTCGAGATCGACCACGGCTACGCCCAGACAGGGCATTCCGCCCAGGGACTGGGGGCTCAGACCGTCATTCTGGATCTTCCATCGAATTCACAGACACTGAACCGGAGAAGCTTCTACACCAACCTGACCAGGACGAAAAACCAGGTGAAGGCCTTCACCGACGACCGGGAAAAACTCGCCGGAGCCGTGAAGCGGGAGAAGGACAAAACGATGGCGCACGACGTCGAAAAAGCCCAGGCGGTCGAGCGAAAACCATGGGAAAAGGCGCGGAAAATAGAGCCGGAGCTTGAGATTTGA
- a CDS encoding IS110 family transposase, whose product MKVTTLGIDIAKTVFHLIGLDARGHEVLNKKVSRSHLTKTIQNLPPCRIAMESCGSANYWGREFEKMGHAIVLIPPQYVKPFVRTNKNDANDARAICEAALRPSIPTVPVKTEDAQDIQSLHRSRQLLIGFRTATINHIRGILLEYGIVLGQSPKKVGGELERLVNDPECGLSPSLRETLRVIGAELAGLESKLEDFDTWIENLAKRHPVCKRLMTVPGVGVLTATVLVALVGDPFRFRNGRHFAAYLGLVPKQHSSGGKNVLLGISKRGDTYLRTLLIHGGRAMVRSVMKIAAAGKEPAGRNTWILSLYERRGYNRTAVAVANKNARVLWALLTKEDAVYSPAGPALRKTA is encoded by the coding sequence ATGAAGGTTACCACACTGGGAATCGACATCGCCAAGACGGTTTTTCATTTGATCGGACTCGATGCGAGAGGGCATGAGGTTTTGAACAAGAAAGTCAGTCGTTCTCACCTGACAAAGACGATTCAAAATCTTCCTCCTTGCCGGATCGCGATGGAGTCCTGTGGATCGGCCAACTACTGGGGGCGGGAGTTCGAGAAAATGGGCCATGCGATCGTGCTGATTCCGCCCCAGTACGTGAAACCTTTTGTGCGCACGAACAAGAACGATGCCAATGACGCCCGGGCGATCTGCGAGGCGGCGCTTCGGCCTTCAATCCCGACTGTTCCGGTGAAGACGGAAGACGCCCAGGACATCCAGAGCTTACATCGGAGTCGTCAGCTTCTGATCGGATTCCGCACTGCCACGATCAACCACATCCGGGGCATTCTCCTGGAATACGGAATCGTGTTGGGACAGTCCCCTAAAAAGGTTGGGGGAGAGCTGGAGCGTCTTGTGAACGATCCGGAGTGCGGACTTTCCCCTTCCCTTCGGGAGACGCTTCGGGTGATAGGTGCGGAGTTGGCAGGACTCGAGTCAAAACTTGAAGACTTTGACACCTGGATCGAGAATCTGGCCAAGAGACACCCCGTCTGCAAACGGCTCATGACCGTTCCCGGAGTGGGGGTTCTCACCGCCACGGTTCTGGTCGCCTTGGTCGGAGATCCCTTCCGGTTCAGGAATGGACGCCATTTCGCTGCCTATCTTGGCTTGGTACCCAAACAGCACTCCAGCGGCGGCAAGAATGTGCTTCTGGGGATCTCCAAACGAGGAGACACCTATCTACGCACCCTCCTGATCCACGGAGGGCGGGCGATGGTGCGCTCCGTCATGAAGATTGCCGCCGCTGGGAAAGAGCCCGCGGGACGCAATACCTGGATCCTCTCCCTGTACGAACGGCGGGGATACAACCGGACGGCAGTAGCGGTCGCGAATAAGAACGCCCGGGTCCTGTGGGCTCTCCTGACCAAAGAGGATGCGGTGTATTCTCCGGCGGGTCCCGCGCTCCGGAAAACCGCCTGA